Genomic segment of Primulina tabacum isolate GXHZ01 chromosome 11, ASM2559414v2, whole genome shotgun sequence:
GGAACCTTCATGTCCCACGTCCAAATATAGTCTATAGGGGTCGATCTGATGGGTTGCGGATACGGATTCTCTCGTAAAATACAAAATTATTCAATTAATTTGTCCATTTATTTTATGTCACCAAGTACAAGTAGTGAGAACTATACATCAATTTATATAATTGTTCATTGAACAATTTGAGTGGATGGGGTTCAATTTAGAACTCCTCATTTTAAGCCATTAATTAAAATCTTGGACTTGCTTAAAATTATTTGGTGGAACTAATGGTCCAAACTTGCCATCATAAGAGCAAGAGAGTTTGTTAAAATCACCATCGTTTTACTATTCCGCTAATATTTTATCGTTTTCGATCACGGTTTACGGCCGATCCAACGACTTATAACCGTTGTTTATATTACAATCGATGCAACTTAAGTGCGTTTATCAACTCTATGTAGTGTAATGACGGAATTAGGggtattttttataataaaaatatgacaaAGTTTAGGTAGAAAACATGGTGGGGACATCGGATTTAAGCATGAGAATATGGTGagttaataagttaatttaggTCCGTGGACGTTTCGATTGGTGGATAGGGAACCCCGCCGTTGTGATTATCAAGGAAAAAAGTcgttaattaatatattattcgCCATAATACAACAAGCTAAGAACACAAGTCATCAAAGAATCCAACGAGCCATGTTTGCTTGTGGGAATACAACCTTTTTTCCCCCTTAAGATACTCCTAATAAATATTATGTTGAGTAGAACAATCGAAACGTGGTGTTTGAGTTGATAtagagtttaaaatatttgagttgcaacTTTATTCCCAACTATGAATTGTGATAAAATGGCAAGCGCTCGCTCGGTCTTAGTATTGATATCAGAGGAAAAGTCACGAGTTTGTTTCTTATTGATTGCAATGAGTGAATTTATTGGAAAATAGATTGTAGATttcaataattgtccttgttaGATAGAGCAATCGAAACGTTATGCTTGAATTCTTGTAcaatttaaaagaatttatttgcATCGTTACCATCGAATATATCTTTTGACCTAATGATAAGCATTTGATACTAACATAATATGTCCAAAGTTATGAAACAGATAAATTATAAACGTCAAAATTGGACATTTTTTTGATCATGCATATTTGGTTATTTACTATTTTGATCTTTTATGTAATCAAATTTTAGTTAGATTGTATTTTGTGTAGTATTAGTAATGTATTTTTGGTCGTGCATATTAGTAATGTATTTTGCGGTTTTTAACAATTTCAATCTTATGATTTTATAAGTTAGGTTGGTTGAAAACTCtttgtgatatttttaaaattttttagagaaaaaaatgtttgaaagaataagtttatttatttgagGGTTTTGATATCATTTCAAAATTTCAGCTCAAATCAGAATAATTTCTTTTCTTACTATGTGGTCAAATGTTAATCTTTAGATTATCAACGTATATATCATATTccataaaaaaatgaaagatcTACATAAtctaataatattaaattatagcGGTctttatttcgaaaattaaCTCTTCAATATTAGAAAAGTCCAtgttaaatttgtttatcctttGACATCGGTTTTTGTGATacgaaataattgtttaaagGCCAATTAGTTTGACTTGAATCTCGTAAAAAATAAAGAGGTTAGTtaagaaaacaaaataaaacaaagacCAAAAAACAATAGTTTAAATTTCtaatacattttcatgcataaagtttacgtaaaaaaaatcatggatttcgcatttaaaaataaatatgaattgtcGAATACACACTTGAGATAATATCATAATAGTAGGTTGAACTCAACAGTTTACAATATCAAGATTTCGAAAACGTTAAAATTTGATAAAGTTAATGTTTCTATATTCATAAATCATTGATTTGAACCAAATTTAGAGCAAATCTTTCTCCCCATTTATTGAGACACAAAGCAAAATGGGAGGAGCATTGTGACAAGTTGGCCATAGGACCACTTGCTTGCATGTTAGTCCCACGAATGACTCCACAAAATTTGTCCTAAAGTATGAGAAATTTTGCACCTCAAACaaacaatatatatttttaattataaagtTGAAATGATTAATTAAGAAGAATACagaatatattaatatttaaataagtgTGATTATAGATTGATggtgatttatgattttgacgAGAATGATTCCATGGCATGAAGAGACTGAGGACCAGATTGGGTTTAGATTTATGTGCTCTcggcaaaacataattaaatatttatattttttctttcaattaAGAATTAAGAGAAATATTGCAAACTCATATAAATCTTTAATATTTAATACTTTCAGGTCAACAACATCatatattcattttcatcacttaaaaaaaatttgtagttTTATTCATAACATGACATTTGAGTCGTTAtacagtttaaaatatttgagttacatCATTATCACCAGTTATATCTTTTAATAACACAACAAACGTTCGATCCTACAAAAGTTGTCGAAACCTAAAAGCTGGTCAGGAGATGCTATAAAATATAAACTTTGAAAAGATTATTTGATTATAGGGCATTTATTTTTTCcacataaaaattatattataaaaatcgaAATAAGTagacgaaatttatttattttttggtttTTGACCTAATGTGCTAAGAATTTTTTAATTATGgacaaaacaaaaataaaataaaaaaggacCCCATCCGCCGCGAATATACACATAACCTAAAATAAGTCACCCTGTCCCTTCGTTATCCCTTCGTGTCAtagttcataaattaaaattgatgTGCACTGTCACTGTGTGTGCTCTTTTAATTCGATGATCAAGGGaaataatatatttcattttattcttagtcaaatattattttagaaTTAATAGATTAAATACATATAAAGTAAATAGTGGTATGaaaagataaattttttaatattatccCACTAAATTAAAACCCCGAATCATGATAAGTTTAACTAATTTCACGATTATACGTACACTTTCATCGACTCGGAGAATGAGATGATGATAGGATATAGatttctaatatatatatatacacacacaattTTGATTTAATGTACATTTATCGTGCACACTTATTTGAATAGTGTTGAGGTATCACTCATCTATTAGATAtacaatttttatatatttcattACATCTAATAGGTGATTTACATCTCAACGATATTTGTtgaatcaattttatttatatgagattgtatgtgaataattatgtgttgtgtgttgtctattaagttaagcccaaaataaaaTGATCAACTAAGGTTTCGAGTTATTGAGCTTTATTGTATCTAATAGGTTGTGAGCCTTTAATGTAGAGGCATAAGTGCAATTTCTATTTTATAATGAGCTAAAACATAAATATCAAAAGATAATGATAacattatctatatatatgggtcatggtcccaAATCTCGCGTTATCAAGTTCCTTATTCTCTCTtcaattaagaaaataatttagAAGAGaaaactaaaggattctctcaaaGAAAGAGTGCGTAGGTCTGGAAGATCAAGGCGCGTtctacaaaattcagaaatatggcttcaggtacgcttccaCTTAAATTTTCcagtcaaattcttaatgatttagCATGATAGATTCTGCCGTTTATGGGTTTTTCCCAACAATACTCACATAAACATGCAAAGTAGGTGTGCagcatatcaaaactatattaTATATTGACATCATATAACATTTTTTGGACAACATACTATACTACTTTACATGTAAACCTAGCTTTTAAGTAAAAAAAGAACCCAAAAAAATAAAGCCACCAAACAATATTACTTCATCTTCTTTAACTTAATATTAGGGATATATAAATATTGATCCCATATTTTTTTACTAACctttttgttaaataatacGAAAATATTTCATTTGCCACATAATCATAACTAAAAGTTAAAAATATGATCAACTAGCTAGAATATTGCTTATAGCCAAACATGGGatgaatttataaattacaCTAATcagtttttttatatttatttatgaactGTGTGTCGTGGGGAATGTACCATCCGACACCAATGATTTTTTACAAAAGTTGAACAgtatttgttattttttatttttgaagaaaagttgaacaaattgatttttttatacttgtcaaaataataaatatcgTTTTGAACCAATTATGTTAAAGTTGTGTTTTAATTTATAGAAGTGTACTTTGGAATAACACTTTTTTTCTTGTGCATAAATAGGGTAGTTTTCTGTTGATTCTACACACATTTAATCATAGATACTTGAAGCATTTTCTCCATTGGAGAGCAATACGTGTGTCCttgtttttttttcctctttcataaattcaacatggtatcagagcctaggtTTTTTTTTGATTTGATTATGTTGCTTGATCATAATTGTTAGAAGGATCtgcaattttttttctcttcgtTGTCGCTGAGGAATCTACTTTGATAGCGATGGCTTCAGCTGTGAATGATGTTCTGGATCCGCTTTATGTCAATCCATCCGACACACCAGGGCTCAATCTGATCAATGAGCAACTAATCGGTACTGAAAACTATGGGATCTGGAGTCGCGCCATGTTAATTGCTTTGCGAGCTAAGAATAAGCTTGCATTCATCGATGGAAGCTGTAAAAGGCCAGCCTCTGAACCGGAAAAAATATCGCAATGGGAGAGATGTAATGCCATTGTTTTATCCTGGATTATGAATGCTGTGTCGAAGGAGATTTTTTATGGAATTGTGTATTCAACTGATGCCGCTGTAGTCTGGAATGATCTGCGTGAACGATTCAACAAAGTGAACGGTTCCAGGATCTTCACACTTCATCGTGAAATCGGTTGTCTTGTTCAAGGTAATAACTCGATCTCCGTATACTATTCAAAGCTTAGACAGCTGTGGGATGAATATGGATCTCTAGTCACATTACCTACGTGCTCTTGTGAATCTTCGAGGCAATATGTTGAATTTGATCAACAACATAAGCTCCTTCAGTTTCTCATGGGACTCAATGAAAGCTTTGTGCATATTCGAAGCCACATTTTAATGATGACTCCTCTCCCTACTGTAAATAATGCATTTGCCATTATTTCACAAGAAGAATCACATCGAAGTCTATTAAGTGTTGTTCCACAACAACTCGACTCTGCTGCATTTTTTTCTGCTCAAAATAAGAAGAAATTTGATGTTCGTTGTGAGCATTGTAACTTACTTGGTCATCGCAAAGAGAATTGCTTTCGGTTGGTAGGGTATCCTCCTGGACACAAACTGTATAAAGGACAGTGGAAAGGGGGTAATCAAAGGTACAATAGGGAAGGCGACATCAGAGATAAGCCGATAGGAAGAGCTAATGTTTCTGTTTTAAACCCTGGAGAGGTTGAACAATCTATGCACTCCAAGAACACTGGGTCCTTTTTCACCCCTGAATAGTATGCTGCCATTGTCAAGCTCCTTGCGAAGCAACCACCAGACACTGAAACTCACTCCTCTGATTCTTCTGCAAACATGGCAGGTATTGTTCCACCTTCTTCTAATATTGACACCAGATGGATACTTGATACAGGCGCAAATGATCACATAGTTGGGCGTCATGGTTTCCTTGGAAACTTTAAGTCTTATGCCACTGCCACGGGTTCAATCCAATTGCCAAATGGTAGTACTACCAAAATTACCAATTTAGGATCCATGTATCTTAACAAAGCCATTACTCTTTCCAATGTCCTCTTTGTTCCAGATTTTCGTCACAATCTTCTATCCATTTCCAAATTCACTAAGGAACATCACTGTTTTGTCACCTTCTTCCCTTGTTTTTGTGTCTTTCAGGACCTCTCAAGTGGGAGGATAATGGGGATTGGTAAGGAGAGTCATGGCTTATACTACCTAGACAATTCCAGTTTGCAGTCCAGCAATGTTTCCACTCCTTCTACATTGCCAGCCTCTCAATTTCAATTGTATAGATCGTCACTTTCCGCTGTAAACCATTCACCATGTACTTCCGTGTCACCCGAAACTTTATGGCATCAACGCCTTGGACATATTTCTTTATCCCAAATGAAAATGTTATCTTTTTTGCCTGCTGAATTTGAGTTGTCTCACTGCTCTGTTTGTCCTTTATCTAAGCAAACACGTATGAGTTTTCCACAACGCAGGTCCTCTAGTTCCACTATGGCATTTCAGTTGATACATATGGATGTCTAGGGTCCCTTTAATACGCCCACGCATCATGGGAAGCGTTTTTTTATTACTATTGTTGATGATTTCACGCGTTCCACTTGGGTATACCTCATGCATTCTAAATTAGATGTCCTTCCCTTAATCAAGCGATTCTTGATTTTCATTAAGACACAATTTTCGGCTGATGTTAAAACCATTAGGACTGATAACGCTATGGAGTTTTGCCAGCAGGAATGTTCTGCCATTTTCCATTCCCTCGGCATTCTCCACCAACGTTCATGTCCATATACCCCTCAACAAAATGGCTTAGTGGAACGCAAACACCGACATATCCTCAACATTGCTCGTTCCTTGATGTTCCAAGCTTCTTTTCCAACTCCATACTGGGGATTTTGTGTGCTTGCTTCGGTTTACATTATTAATCGAACACCAACACCCCTTTTATCAAATAAGACACCCTTTGAAGCATTGTTTGGTTCTTCGCCTTCTTATTCACATCTACGGGTTTTGGGTTGCTTGTGTTACGTTTCCACTTTACCCAAAGGAGATAAATTTGCCCCTCGTGCCAGTGCTTGTGTCTTTCTTGGCTATTCCAGTAACCAAAAAGGATACAAGGTTCAAGATCTAACCACCAAAAGATTTTTTGTTTCCAGGGACATCGTATTTCATGAAGATATATTTCCCTTCTCACGTGTTCCAGATATCCAGCCTATCTTTTCCATCTTAGATGTGCCCATTCCTATCCCTGAACCCTTACCACCGCCTCCCCACCCACAAGCACCTTCTCCTGATCATGTCCCCTGTCCTACTCGCCACTCCACTCGCATTTCCAGACCACCCATTCGGTCTCATGACTACATTTGCTCTAACTCTCATTCATCTTTCTCCTGTACACATTCTCTTTCCAACTATGTTCAATATACTGGTCTATCCCATGATTATCGTGCTTTTCTATCATCTTTCTCTGCAATAAAAGAACCTTCCACCTACCATGAGGCAATTCTTGATCCCCGTTGGCAACATGCTATGGACCTCGAGTTACAGGCTTTGGCCAGTAATCATACATGGGAGATTGTTGATCTTCCTCAAGGGAAAATTCCTATTGCAAATAAGTGAGTCTATAAGATTAAATACCATCCCGATGGCAGTGTGGATCAGTTTAAAGCACGTCTTGTTGCTAAAGGGTATACTCAACTCTTTGGTGTGGATTTTCATGATACTTTTTCCCCTGTGGCTAAGATTGCCACAGTTCGATGCCTTCTAAGTGTTGCTGCCATGTCTGATTGGCCCTTATACCAGATGGACGTCACAAATGCGTTTCTCCAGGGTGATCTTGATGAAGAGATTTACATGGTCTTACCTCAAGGCTTTCGAAGTCAGGGGGAGCTTCACGAGGGACTTCGAAATCCGAACGAGATACAACGCACTAAGGTATGTAAGTTGATGAAATCCCTCTATGGCCTTAAACAAGCTTCGAGACAATGGAATCTGAAATTCACATCCATCATGAAAGGTGCTGGATTCTGCCAATCAAAGCATGACCACTCATTGTTTGTTAAGAAAGAGCGAGAGTTCATTACCATATTATTGGTGTATGTAGATGATATAGTGATCATGGGCAATCACGAGGAATCAATCGAAACACTCAAGAAGCACCTAAACCTGCATATCAAACTTAAAGATCTGGGAACACTGAGATACTTTCTCGGCATAGAGGTTGCTAGATCAAAGGAAGGGATATgtttgaaccaaagaaaatatgCTCTTGAACTTATATCAGATGCGGGCTTATCTGGTGCAAGGATTTGTGATAGTCCTATGGAACAAAATGGTAGGTTTACGTCAAAAGATTTTGATGAAAGTGCAGGGCAAGATACTAGTGTCGATCCTCTGTTACCCGACGCTAGTGCATACCGAAGATTAGTTGGCCGACTTATATATCTCACAGTGACAAGGCCTGATATTTGCTTTGCGGTACAGACATTAAGTCAATTTATGAACACTCCTAAGACATCGCATTTAGAGGCAGCATTGAGAGTGTTGCGATATATAAAGTCTGCACCTGACAGAGGAATTCTACTCTCATCACGACGCTCTTTTTCGTTGACAACATATTGTGACTCTTATTGGGGAACTTGTCCCATGACCAGAAGATCCATAACTGGATATTGCATTAAGCTGGGAGGATCTTTGGTTTCGTGGAAAACTAAGAAACAAGCGACTGTCTCAAGGTCTTCAGCTGAGGCAGAGTACAAAGCAATGGCCAACACGACATGTGAAGTAGTTTGGTTGGTCGGTATTCTAACTGATATGGGGTTAGAGTTAACGCTTCCAGTAATGTTGCATTGTGACAGCACTGCGGCTTTACACATCGCAGCGAATCCAATGTATCACGAAAGAACGAAACATATAGAGATCGATTGTCATCTAGTTCGAGAAAAGATTCGTAACGGGTTAGTCAAGACATCGCACATCAAAACTGAAGAACAACCAGCAGATTTGTTTACCAAGGCTTTGAGCAAAACTCAACATAGAAATCTGTTGTTCAAGCTTGGAATGGTTAAGCTATTCCAAGCTTGAGGGGGAGTGTTAAAGTTGTGTTTTAATTTATAGAAGTGCACTTTGGAATAACACTTTTTTTCTTGTGTATAAATAGGGTAGTTTTCTGTTGATTCTACACACATTTAATCATAGATACTTGAAGCATTTTCTCCATTGGAGAGCAATACGTGTGTCcttgtttttttttcctttttcataaattcaacaaaTTCTTTAGTCCATTCCCATTTTAGAATTTTATGTGTATTTTTCGAGAGAACCTATGTTGCACATCTATCATGTACACGTACACTCACTAattgaatatgatgaaaaatataaaaatagtacATCGAATAGGTGAGTGTCAaatcatcggtgtttacataaGTGTGCACGATAAATGTACAACATATCAAAACGCACACTTATGTGAGTATCGATGAGGTGTCAGTCACTTATTGAATgttatgaaatatataaaaattacacATTCAATAGGTGAATGTCACATCATTAGTGCTCATTTAGGTGTGCACGATAGGTGtacaacatatcaaaattatatatatataacgtcATTTACTGcacgaaaatttaaatttttaagaaaaaagttATATATGTTAGcaattttgatcatgtatattttattatgtgcgattttgatttgtttatgtAATCAAATTTTAGTCTTGTTATTGCATTTATctattttgataattttaatcatttttcatcaGGAATGCTGACATGAGATCCACACATGTAAGTAACACATCATTGCCACGTAGAAAAAAATGGCTAACATTTCCACAAGAAATTATAGATAAGAGATtgagattgaaatttgataacatagagaatcaaaatcacaaagagatgaacatacatatcaaaaatacaaattttcaaTTACTGAATAAAGACTTGAACCATATTGTTCACAAGAGTTTTAACACATTAATGACTAAATCTATTATTATCTATAATACAAAAGCGTTATATACTAACTATATGAAATCATGTTGTAATTTTGGATTTGCATAAAACAACCTCCATTTTATCAAACTAACTTTATAATTTTACTATATTacaatgatatttttatttacattttattttatctcatatcgtttaaatttcaaaaaattataactTCAATTTAAAACTAAAAGCTGCTTGATTGCTTATTTTTTTTACGGAACACACATATCGCATGTACCACAATCCgctaataataatcaagaatcATATTATTctttatacattatttatacatCATTATACAGTTACACGAATGGATACTATTAAAGAAGCACAACGTAACCTCATGTGATTTAACCCCATTACGGGGTATTATTACAGCTAAAGCTaatgtaataatattttactCTCAACTTTGAATATGCTCGTCACTCATGTTTTTGTATGTACTTTATATATGATTACTGACgatgtatatttatatgaacATGAACTAATATTCATTTATTGGATGTACAAATCGTCGACTCAGTTTACATATGAGTTTGAGCATCAGTTGAAGTATTGGATTAAAAACACACgtataggcaaaaacttgtgtgagacggtctcacgagttgaattttgtgagacggatatcttatttgggttatccatgaaaaattattacttttcacagataaagattcgtgagaccgtctcacaagagacctactcatgatatatataatatatatatattctctcCGTGTCTCTCTACGGTCTTTACGCTCCATCCTCCTCAACCTTTTCTCTCCCCACTCGATTCTTCTTGTTTTCTATTCGCCCTAGGTTTAAAATCTTGtgctttaatttatttataaaatattaattcagATCATTTTTATACTGTTTCTTCTTTgctgaaaattattatttttccttGTTTCCTGTTCTATCTTAATTTTCTTGTAGTATATGGCTGGTTTGGACTTAGGTTCAGCTTCTCAC
This window contains:
- the LOC142519566 gene encoding uncharacterized protein LOC142519566, with the translated sequence MAGIVPPSSNIDTRWILDTGANDHIVGRHGFLGNFKSYATATGSIQLPNGSTTKITNLGSMYLNKAITLSNDLSSGRIMGIGKESHGLYYLDNSSLQSSNVSTPSTLPASQFQLYRSSLSAGPFNTPTHHGKRFFITIVDDFTRSTWVYLMHSKLDVLPLIKRFLIFIKTQFSADVKTIRTDNAMEFCQQECSAIFHSLGILHQRSCPYTPQQNGLVERKHRHILNIARSLMFQASFPTPYWGFCVLASVYIINRTPTPLLSNKTPFEALFGSSPSYSHLRVLGCLCYVSTLPKGDKFAPRASACVFLGYSSNQKGYKVQDLTTKRFFVSRDIVFHEDIFPFSRVPDIQPIFSILDVPIPIPEPLPPPPHPQAPSPDHVPCPTRHSTRISRPPIRSHDYICSNSHSSFSCTHSLSNYVQYTGLSHDYRAFLSSFSAIKEPSTYHEAILDPRWQHAMDLELQALASNHTWEIVDLPQGKIPIANK